The Electrophorus electricus isolate fEleEle1 chromosome 8, fEleEle1.pri, whole genome shotgun sequence genome contains the following window.
GATTTGGGCATTTATGAAAAAGCTTGTTAGTAAGAGTTTCATTATTTGTTAAGTACATTAGCCTCACGgctccagtgcaaaactaaaagggggggggggggggggggggggataaataaataaataaattcataatcGAAATGTCTTGGTTCATCAACTGAATTCAGGGTAAAGTGAAAACTGTATATTCTATATAGCCTATATTTTTCTTCAAACCATTCTTTTAACAGGTAATATAATCATATTTAACAAGATACCATGTTGTACCCTTTCTTGATACAATATCCCAACAGTTCCACACTTTGGGATTTAAAGCTGTAGCTCTGCACCCAAGAACTCCACCCATTTACTGTCCTGATGGGAAACCCAGAACAAGGGGAAATGATACACTGTGGACAAAACAGGGTACGGTGGTTTAGACACACCAAACCCTTAAAGTAGAGCACCACACCTGTTAGCACCTTGGGCGTCGAGCCCACACTTAGACCTTACAGTGGTTCACATTGATTAAGTGCAGTAATATCAGTCTCTCTGCGAACAGGGCTCTCTCTGGCCTGGTGGGACTGTGGCTTGGAGCTAAGGCATATGGTCAGCCTCAGCCACTCAGGCACGTTGGTTTAATTTGCGTAGGCAGCAGGAGAACCTGCTCATGGCCTTGCTTATAATGAGGCCTTTCGAAAGAGCTTGCGGGTCgaaagcttgtagtcttccaaaGCTCAACGAGAACAAATATGTAATTTTAGTGTAATATTCCTTACGCCCACTTTGTTTGCTGGTGGCGTTTTAATACAGAATGAAAATgcctaattttatttttgaaaagtaGTCAGGAGAGGTGTACTTCAACCAAGACCGACAAAAGACATGGTATAATGGATAAAGGCTACCACACAGCAagatataatttgcataatgttaaCTGGTGGCTGCTAACTTTCATGAATTTGTGTTAACATTTTTGGTCCAACTGTAATGTACGTAAAAGGTGCATCTGAAGAACATTAGTGCACTTGTCAGCATTTGCTTCCACCCACTGtcactgcaaaagaaaaacaaaagtgcaaGACAGAGAAATAAGGAccgagagagaaaaaaaagacaaaaaatgcatttggtTTCCCAGGTCAACTAAAAAGTGAAGGCCAGTTCATAAGAGCACAGGGCTCTTTCACCATAGATGCCAGAAGGATCAACTTAGCTTGGTGCTTTAAAGAATAAATTCGGTCCAACAAATGCAGTATAAGGTTAAATGGCACGGAAACGTAAACCCCTCCATACGGGCGTGGATTTCTTTAGAAGGTGTTTCCAGGCACTTTGTCTCAAAACCCCCACAACGCGTGACTAACACCCTCACATAAGTCATACCCCAAAAAGAAGCTTCTTTACCCATTCTTAACAAGGAAATACAACACTCCAGTCTCCATAAGCTGGCCTTCCCAATAAATTCCTCCATTTTCTAAAACACCACATTGCAGCGCTTTCTGCTAAAATCTCACAGCAGAAGCAAGAGAGTACAGTGGCAAAGGACAATATACCACAGCCAACGACGGTTGGCTTACTgcactcaaaacatttttgaactaAGTTATTTTATGTTGAgagtaaagcaaaaaaaaaagtgagaaaacaaGTTAATTTGGATAATTTATAGAGTATCTATATTTGccataaacacaataaaaaggGACATGTGCATTAACATGTGCATTAAATATACTCTTGGTGTAAAATGAGTATGCAAAGATGTAGACCATTCAATGGTCAATTCAATAATTGTGTGTCAGTTCAGTTATTCAGTACCAAATGGCAGACCCgaccacacactgacacagagagGTGCAGGACAGTGACATGgtcaacacacatgcacgcgcacacacgtgaaAAATCTTTCACTGACCTTGGGTTGAGTTTAACGGATGTTCTCAGGTTGTTCATTAGGTGAGTCTGCAGTTCTTAGCTAATGTGTAACTCTCTGCATGCTCAAAaatggagggagaaagaaggaaaaaacaaaacaaaatggcaacAAAAATATTCTCCAGGCACCacccacacgtgcacatacacccCGACACAGGGTGTCAGGGTGACCTCCAGGCCTAATTTCATGATGTGTGTGGGTAGAAACGCTGAGACACAAAGTCTCTAAGCATTACCCATATCAGGTGTCTCAGAGCACAGGCTCAAAGATCAAGGATCGGGTCCCCACGATGCCTGATGTTAAAAACAATCCCACTGTGCAGTGCCAAACGGGGTCAGAGAACAAGACATACTGCATGTCAAAAGGCCAGCATGATGTTTCTCGTTGGCCACAGCAAAGTGCAGTGATATCCTTTGGCAAAAACCGAGCAATCTGAGTTTAAATCACATCATCATTACTGAGACCAGCGTTATCTAAAAGGGCTATGTTTGTAAGCAGGTACAGGTCGTGCGCCAATGTGcaatactgccctctagtggtgttCTTCCAGTGAGCTTGACAAGCCAACTACTCTGAAACCACATAACCTTAAATTATAGCATTCATCCTTGGGCAGactaattactttaattacCTAGTTTCATCTTACTTAGCATTAAGACAGGCTCCATGACGTTAAAGAGACAGACCGAAACAAACTCAGTGCTAATAAGTAACAGTACATAACTGCTTTCTAAGGATTCACTCATCAAAACAAGAACCAGCTGAAAGGGGAAGGAGTGGGATATTTAAAGACTGCCTTTTTCTTCTAAACTGCATAACGATATTAATCCTGTCCCTCCCATGGTATTTAGTTACTTTTGGTTGGTTTTAGCAGCAGGGCAGTTTGCCAGTGTGATTGGGAGGAGTCTTCCCCAGCTCAGTGCGTGAGAGTGACAGCAGGGGAGGGATCAGGCGAAGTACATGGTCCTCATGGTGTCGTGGTGAATCTGCACGGCTTTGGCCAGAGCCTGTGGGTCCCTGCCATTGCTCTGCCCAGACACATGACTTccctcagcactggaggaggagggggggggggggagcgagagagataaGAAGGGGGGAGTAAGACAACAAAATGTGTAATAGCAGGGCAGCTAATTACTTAAAACTCATTTCCCCAAACTCTGCAAATAAGGAAAAGGAAGATTGGAAAGGCTTTACAATAAATACTATTACATATTCAACCACTGAACATCTATACCACTGCACTTCTTCTGAACCACTAAACAGCTACTGTACATCCACTGAACCTCTAATGAACTACTGCACATTCTGCGACTACACTACTATTGTTACATGGATTTATGGGCaatggtaactcagtggttaaggtacttgatttgtaatgggaaggctgctggttcaagccccaccactgccaagttgccactgtttggcccctgagcaaggcccttaacccttaaattactcaagttgtactcagtcataattataagtttttttggataaaggcatgagctaaatgccataaatgtaaatttacataTATTCCACATTAACAATACCAGCACTAAAGGCCTTTGTTTATAAAGTATGGTTTAAGGTACTTCATTTGCTGAATTGGGAATTAATTGGGATTCATTGGGAtctgcatacaaacacaaattctGAAGACTCAAGCTGTTCAGGTCTGCCCTCTCAGGAGAAATTCTACCCTTTACCCAGACCACTTGTCTCTCGTGCACACTGTTTACCAAAGACTGTACCAAAAACTGAGATCAActcagtttgttttttccccccagttgCTTCCTTTTGTGGCTCTGATTTGATAGGCAAACTACCCCGCCcccaagaagaaaaaaaaaccccactagcAAACAACATATTGGgctgggaaaaacaaaaacaaacaagcactgTATCAAAAGGTGGCGGCGAATGCTCCCACCTATCGTGCTCCTTGTCCACCAGGTGGTAGCGGGCGCGGAAGGCCACCAGGTGGGCGTAGTAGGCGGGCGCTGGGATGGAGACGGAGCGGGTGCAGCGCACGTATGTGTGGCACAGCTGGTAGGTGAGAAGCTGGAACTCGTCTGCCGTGAAGCAGTTGTCGTCCCACAGCACGTGGTAGTGGGACGGCCGGCTCGTACCCTGCGAGGACAGCATCACGGGGAGAGCTCAGTTCAGTGCAGCCTCACAGACAGGTTACCAGGTAACAGGCCAAATTCATGCACGTGTTCTCCATTTTAGTGATGAGATGAACTTCAAGACAATACAAACAGAATGATTCTTCCATGTCTGAACTCTCATTGGTGTCTTCACGAATGTAAATGACGCTGCTTGCTGTTATGACAACGGTCAAAACCCGTGTCTCCTAAAATAAAGACCTTGGTGTAATCTTGAGGCTGAGGCAAATGAATTATTTTGCTATTATTCCATATTCACCATTAACTATTTAAAATTACAAATTATTTCCCAACTGCAATAGGTTAGTAAATGATATGGCAGATGactgtatatattacttgtagACAATGAGGTTATACAGTATGAGGTGGAaaaatgtgcgcacacacacacacacacacctttgtatGCACTAATGTACCTGAATTCCAGCATGGCTGCAGAGGTAAAAGTCAAACTCATAGGGATGGGTGATGTCGGTGTCCACAGTGGTACCAGCAGGAATGTTACCGCTCCGTCCAACCTGACAACATACGGGGTCAGAAAGTCTGAAACTGAAAGTTTCAAAAGCAAGGCACAAAGACAGAGTGCAGTACAGCACAGTAAGGTACATTTAAGCCTGGTGACACTCCTCGGTGGGGGCAGACAACCGAGGCGAACCCTCACCCTCTCATTGCGGTCGGCACAGAAGAGGCGCGTGTGGTGGCGTTTCTGGACAACGATGAAGGTGATTCCAGGCTGGTACTCTCTCTCCAGACTAATACATGCCTCACGGATTGCCAGCAGCTCATAGTACAGCACCTAGAGGGACACCATATACAGTGTCAGGGAGCTGTTCGCCCAAAACACTAAAGATGCAACAACGTGTGGAGTCCAATTAACTTTACAGCAGGTCCATACTAGACTTCATACAATGCAAGCCGTGGGCTCATTTTGCCTTTAGTGCTCTCTAATTtggctttgtcattttccaGCTCTTGAGAAAAAACTAAATATCTACAGGTCATTTTGATCCAACTCAGCAAATGCTGTCCGTGTCCTACTGGGACACACACGGGCAGGTCTGACCTGGCGGAACTGTCCCTCGGAGACACCGTCCCTGTAGAAGATGAGGCGGGTGGGTTTGTAGCGGGTGGACTTGTAGAACTGGATGAGTAGCTCTCGAACCATGGAAGCCAGGTCCTGGATGATCTCCTGTCTGGGCCTCTGAACCCGCACCGTAGCACAGTACCGACTCGGGTGGCCATCCATACTGCCTACAAcctagacaaacacacatacaagtaaTTAAATGCTACTACACAAACAACGCCAGTGTGAGAGGGCATATACAGAGGATGTGGGTAGTATGGATGCTTCAAACCTCAACATCCATCAACCCTAGAGGCCAAGTTCAagcaagaatcaccatcaagtgtgggatttaccagggagatgccctgtccctactgctgttctgcacagtCCCAACCCCCAACAAGGAGATCACCAAGTGGCTACAGATACTGATTACAGAACCATCTGCCATCTCCTGAACATAGATGACATCATACTTTATTCAGTGACCATCAAACAGTTCACTAAGGTCTTCCAATAGTCTGAGCAGCTTCACTTTTTGCTCCAGGAGGCTTCCTTAACCCTGTTGTTGAGAGATGTAATTGGGACTTGGAAACAAATCATGTAATCATCCttgcagtggtgtctcagtggctaaggtatttgactagtaaacagaaggttaccagttcaagtcccaccactgccaagttgccactgttgggcccccgaacaagacccttaaccctcaattgctcaagttgtactcttAATTGTacgttgctttgggtaaaagcatcagttaaatgccataaatgtaaatgttacaaggagagggaaggtggcTAGAACACATGAGATCACACTACCAGAGTGCAccataacagatgttgagggcagctacaagtaccttggaatcccacaggcaaatagGATTCATGAAAAGCATCCACAACTAAATAACTTCAAAGACTGAgacaagtcctgagaagtcagctgaatgggagaaaCAAGATCTGAGCTATCATCACCTACCAGTCATCATACCCCGCTGGCATAATCACCACctacatcaagacaaggaaactcctcacaatgtacaggcaggaccccagatgcaggctatTCAAAGAtacccctgagacaatccagcacataacagcgaGATGCAAGATGCTAGTAGGTAGAGCATAGGCATAGTGTATGGATACATACACTTAAAGTGTGGTAAATGGCCCAAAGTtggtggagaatgaccgtgATAAGATCTTGTGGGACTTCAAGATACAGACAAacaatggtaatggctaaccagtAAATAGTAgcgatggacaaacagcagaagagggccgtatTTATCCTGTTTGATACCAACATAAGGAAAACAGcgtgagaaataccaagggctgagagaagagctagaaaagatgtgaaaggtgaaggcaactgtggttctcGTGATAATTGGAGTACTAGGGGCTGTGATcaccaaactgggagaatggctccaacagatccaaGGAACAACAAAGAtttccatccagaagagtgcagtcctgggaacagctaagatccTAGAAAAAAGACCACTTGGAGGGATAGAGCGAGACAGACACTCACTGCAGCTATCGAAGGCTTCTTGCCATCTCCAGCAGGAGGGTGAGTGACATCAGCTCCCAGGAAGATGACTGGCTGCTGGAAAACAGATGGACTGGAAAGgcagaaatacaaaatgagtcGCGTTGCTGGAACCTGTCCGCCGCACACAAGCTGCGAAGGGGAAAGGCTGAGCCAGCCATACCGTTGGTGAGGGACAAGGACATTGTTGATACCGCCCAGTTTGACGTTGATTTTGAGGCAGAGGTTGGAGAGGGTCTGCGGCGAGGTCTTCACCACGTtcttcacctgcacacactgcgTGGCCATCCCCAGGAGGGTGTCTCCTACACGCTTCACCTCCGCTGTGTAAACACAGACCTAAACACTGCTGACTTTTCTTATTTCATCTATTTTATGCACGAATCAAAATACTACATGACGGACCGAATGAGTGGGGGGCAAAAACATCCTTGTGCGTGAGCATGGGAGAATGCaagtgcatatgtgtatatatctcTACCATAGACGGGTGTTTTCCCAGGCAGGATGACGATGACAAGCTGCAGGCCAGCGTAGGTGTTCTTCAGGTGTCGGAACATGGGCTCCACACTGTCGGCTCCCTGTGCGTACTTGCAGAAGCATGGCTGGCCCTGGATGGGCATGCCCGCATCCTTCGAGATCTTCCTCAGCTGGTCAGTGAAGCTCCTGCATGCGACAAGATGGGAAACAGGTAAGCTCCggcaaaaaccaaacaaatgtgaaaaatccTGTCCAGCCGCGACAAATGAGATTAGCTGAACACATTGCCAAAGATTCAGTacatggtaaaaaaaattaagtattaAATCCTGCTTATAAAATATCAAAACTACTACACGAGAGGAGAGGATGCGTACTTGAGGATCTCCTCTCGACACTGTCTCTGGGTTGCAAAGCAGGCGATGGCCCACATTTTGATCTCGATGCCAGTGTGGAATTGCTTCCCTCTCATGTCCCAGACGCCATGGCTTGGAGTTGCTACTGTACGATTCTACACATGAGCGTGTGCCCGCACACGCAAAATGCACAGCCACACAAAAGAAATGTAGTCTGCATTACAAACACTCTCTTGCTTTAACCACCAGTTCCTGTACAACATAAAACTTTCAGGTAATTATGAGACTGTATttagcaaaataaaatacaggTGATATAATGGAAAAGCTGAGGAATAGCATCGGAGGAACACATACTACACTACAAAAACAATGTATGAAAAATGGACAGTTTCTAATGAGGGCACCCTGTATCTACAGCCGTTGAACTTCACCAAGACATGAGGGTGGTCACCACCTCAGAAGACATGACATTATAAATGACCAGAAAAgtgcacattttaatttattataaaacGTAAGTTCCACGTAAGTCAAAATGTCTAAATTCCTGAACCATCTTTAAAATTCCCAGAACCAAATAATCTGCAAACCGTGCAGGTGAGAGCGGGAGTGGccaaagaaagaagaaaaatcagGGCACGGGACAAACCTTTCGATAGCATCCAGTTACACGCACACTAACGAAGAGTTGcagtcaaaattttaaaatgcgTAGGAAAGCCCTAAACTCAACAATACACATCCCCATGCCTTTTCGAATGCACCcagaagcaaaaacacagatgtgATTTAAATGGGAGGAAGGTACCAGGAAGTTTTCAGAGCTCACCCTGCCGCCGTACTGCAGCATGGGCGCGGGCAGCACGCGGCCCGTCACCTCGGCCATTTCATCTCGCACGCGGAACTGGAACTCCTGCACGAACGGATCTGCCTCGTAGCTCGCGCCGCGCACCTATTATTACGGAGCAGTCCAggtgagaaaaaagagagacgagacaaagagagagagtgtgatcgTCAGGGTTGAGTTCAAACTAGGGTTGAAGGGACGTTCGGATAATATAGTGCTTCCTTTGCACTGTACGTTCACATTAGTTGGCGAAAAGACGGCCTGGCCTACACTCTCCCGTTAAAATCTCAACATTTGGCGAgttttaaatgcattaattaaacTTCTCAACCTAATAAAAGCAATTAGGCTCGGCAAGTTATCAATTTAGCTGGTAATCCAACCCACTAGCTATGAAATTGCCTTCCTACATTCATCAGCGCCACTAACTGGCTGTTACTTTCAGGGTACGTATTCCCGCAGATGTAAATATAGATCCAGCACATTATACCGGATAAAATGAAAGATTTTGAGAAGCAGTACAACAGGAATCCGAGTGAGATCTGTGTAGGCCTCGAGGTACGCGTGTCATACGATTGTTTGAAGGAGTTCACGTGAGTGC
Protein-coding sequences here:
- the ago3b gene encoding protein argonaute-3, whose product is MEIGTSGAVGAVPLFPVPRRPGCGTMGKPIKLLANCFQVDIPKMDVYLYEVDIRPERCPRRVNREVVDSMVQHFKVTIFGDIKPVYDGKRSLYTAHPLPVAAGGVDLDVTLPGEGGKDRPFKVSIKFVSPVSWHMLHEVLTGRSVPEPMELDKPISTNPVHAVDVVLRHLPSMRYTPVGRSFFSSPEGYDHPLGGGREVWFGFHQSVRPAMWKMILNIDVSATAFYKAQPVIQFMCEVLDIHNIDEQPRPLTDSHRVKFTKEIKGLKVEVTHCGTMRRKYRVCNVTRRPASHQTFPLQLENGQTVERTVAQYFREKYNLQLKYPHLPCLQVGQEQKHTYLPLEVCNVVAGQRCIKKLTDNQTSTMIKATARSAPDRQEEISRLVRGASYEADPFVQEFQFRVRDEMAEVTGRVLPAPMLQYGGRVSSENFLNRTVATPSHGVWDMRGKQFHTGIEIKMWAIACFATQRQCREEILKSFTDQLRKISKDAGMPIQGQPCFCKYAQGADSVEPMFRHLKNTYAGLQLVIVILPGKTPVYAEVKRVGDTLLGMATQCVQVKNVVKTSPQTLSNLCLKINVKLGGINNVLVPHQRPSVFQQPVIFLGADVTHPPAGDGKKPSIAAVVGSMDGHPSRYCATVRVQRPRQEIIQDLASMVRELLIQFYKSTRYKPTRLIFYRDGVSEGQFRQVLYYELLAIREACISLEREYQPGITFIVVQKRHHTRLFCADRNERVGRSGNIPAGTTVDTDITHPYEFDFYLCSHAGIQGTSRPSHYHVLWDDNCFTADEFQLLTYQLCHTYVRCTRSVSIPAPAYYAHLVAFRARYHLVDKEHDSAEGSHVSGQSNGRDPQALAKAVQIHHDTMRTMYFA